The DNA region CGGCATAGGCTGCCTGTTTGTTTACTGAAAATACCACAGTATCCTCAGCTACTATGCCTCTAGCAATTACGCTTCTAGCGGCGTCTTGAATGCCTTGGCGCCAGATGGCGCTCCTCAACTTTTCGAGACATTCATGACCCTCGCAGGAGGCTATAAGTACTGTGCCTACGTCGCTACGCTTCTCCTCTATTTTTTTCGGCGTAAATATGTTTTCAAGTGCGTGTATTACCTTCTGTTTATTCTCAGTATGTCTTACCTCAACCACAACTTCAACTTTCATAAAATATAGCTAATTTCCTGCTCTATATCTTCTATAGGCTTATTTTCATTTACTAATACGTAGTCGGCTCTGGCGAGTAAATCCGCGAGGCCGAACCTCAACTCTCTTATGTCCCGTAGTAGAAACTGGGCGTAGGTGGCTGGGTCGTCACCTCTCCCCCTGCTTGCTAATCTGTTGTACCTTGTCTTCCTAGAGGCAACCACGTATATCAAGAACACCGTTCCAAGTGCCTCTTCGATGGCGTCTATTTCTTCAATACTCCTAACTCCATCAATCACGGCTCTTTGCCCAAGTCTTACGCTAGAGAGTAGTCTGTGCGCCACGGCCCGCCTCCCACGATCCAGCCGCAGAGTCACTGCCACTCTATCAGGCGAAAGGCCGGACTTCTGCGCCTCAGCGCGAACTACGTCGCCTAGACTGAGGTAGGTATACCCTCTTTTTTCTATAATTCTGGCAACAGTAGTCTTACCCGATCCTGGTAGACCCGCCACTGCGACGATATTCCGCATGTCGTTTACGGCCGTTCACTATATAACAATTCTCAGGACTCTCTCCACCTCGCCGGCACTCACCTCTGTTTTAAAGCCGTCAGGAGCCATGTGTGTCCGCACGGCGTATATACCGCCTTTTTTCAAGGCGTTGAGCGCCTCTTCTATACCCCGGCTTACCCCACCTAAGGCGAACTCGGGGACTTTGAAAAACCAAGGCGCGGCCACCGAGTACTCCTCAGAGAGTAGCTGTAAAAAGTCCCCATACGGCCCGTACTCGGCCATCTTGTTTACCAAGATCGGGTCCCCCATGGGCCCAACCCAGAGAGGGCCCAGAGATCTTTCGCCAGGGCGTCTGACCACTTTCCTGGAAGGCTTTTTGTACTCCACATATCCGATGAAGTTAAAATTGGAGTCTGCATCGCGGGCCCCCCTCACGGCCCGGGCACAGAGCCTGAAGTAGTGGCCTTCCCAATAGGCAAAAAGCGGCTCGAACCCGTAGTCCTCAGACGCAGCCACCCTGGCCACGTAGCCAGTGAGATTCCTCAAACCTGCCTCAATGTAGAAAGGCGTTTTGAACATAACAGCGCCGTACCTCCTAAGACACTTCTTGGGATAGCGCCCTACCAAGACGGCGGTGTCCGTGGCTGTGACGCAGATCACGCCTTCTTCCCGCAAGGCACGGAAGCCGGCTTGCAAGAAGGGCGCCGGCGAGCCGAAGGGGTCGATGTCGACAACGTCGCACTTGTCCCTTAGCCTGTGGAGAAGCACGTTGGCATCCTCGTTGTAGACCTCGGCGTCGACGCCGTTTACCTCTAGATTTTTCTTTATGAGCTCGACAGCCTCGCGCGAGATGTCGTTTAGGATAAGTCTTCCAACCGCGCCGGTCTCCACGGCGTATCTAATACCCCTCACGCCTGTGCCGCTGAGCGGCTCGCACACAGTCAGCCCAGTGGCGCCATACGCCTTGAGGAACAAGACGGAGAGCGTCCTGTTTTTCTCCATGGCAGGGTTGTAAAAAACAGGGGCGGAGTAGATACTGCCATAGGCACGGGGATCTGGAGCGTAGAATTCTACAGTGCCCTCCCTCCTCAGTACTATGCGGCTCACCTCCCCTCTACTTCGGCGTCGAGCGCCTGGGCTAGCTCGACTGTTTTGGCGTATCTTTCTCTATCGGAAGAAATGAATATGGGCTTTTTCTCCCTCGTCACGGCATCGGGGTGTGACTCGACTAGGCGGTAGACGTGCGGCTGGATCATTCGGCTTGCCAGCTCCTCGGGCCTTGTCTTTGGCTTTTCGTTGACGTCAATAGGTTTTACGATGTCTTCTCCAAACAAGGCCATAAGTCTTTGCGCGATCCTCATCGGGGCCTCGATCTCGCCCCTCTCGTAGCGGTACACCGTTTCTCTAGACACGCCGAGATTTAGGGCTAACGTGCCTAGGCTCATCGCAGCTTTCTGTCTCCTCTCCTTCAGCTTCTCGCCATCTATCGACGCAGTTATGATGCCCCTGCTTAGCCTAAAAAACGGTTGTTTTCCATCAAGCAAATCGGCGAAGGTAGATAGCGACATAAATGTAATGCCATCTCTTATATGCACAACTCCTCTTTGTAGTATTTGACCCTTTACGTTTGAAACTAGACAGACTGCCGAGGCATCAGTGTAGGTACCGAGGAGTTTGAGATCTTTAATGGCGCTTTGGGATACCTCCTCGGAACCGGCCGCCACCTTCACGATGTACTTTGTCTTGTCAACTCTCGCCACCAGCGTATATGCATATGGCCTAGACACGTCTAAAAACAAGTACTCCCCTCTATTTTTCACGACGTTCAGGGTAGCCTCTAGCAACCTGTCCACTGTCTTACTTTATGCTCCAAAATATAAAATATTTGCGCTTGTATTAAACCGGATGAAGAGACCCGGCAAGTCCTAGGCGGTGACGACACATTCATGAACAGATTTTAAGATGGTACACTACTATATGCGATGAGACGGATAAGGCTCAGCAACAAGGAAGTGAGGGAACTCCGCGCGGCTAATAAGGCAATGGCGCCTATACTTGAAAAAGCTGACGTGGTAGAAGTAGCGCAGCTCTCCGAGAAG from Pyrobaculum arsenaticum DSM 13514 includes:
- a CDS encoding tRNA (guanine(26)-N(2))-dimethyltransferase; this encodes MSRIVLRREGTVEFYAPDPRAYGSIYSAPVFYNPAMEKNRTLSVLFLKAYGATGLTVCEPLSGTGVRGIRYAVETGAVGRLILNDISREAVELIKKNLEVNGVDAEVYNEDANVLLHRLRDKCDVVDIDPFGSPAPFLQAGFRALREEGVICVTATDTAVLVGRYPKKCLRRYGAVMFKTPFYIEAGLRNLTGYVARVAASEDYGFEPLFAYWEGHYFRLCARAVRGARDADSNFNFIGYVEYKKPSRKVVRRPGERSLGPLWVGPMGDPILVNKMAEYGPYGDFLQLLSEEYSVAAPWFFKVPEFALGGVSRGIEEALNALKKGGIYAVRTHMAPDGFKTEVSAGEVERVLRIVI
- a CDS encoding AAA family ATPase, which produces MRNIVAVAGLPGSGKTTVARIIEKRGYTYLSLGDVVRAEAQKSGLSPDRVAVTLRLDRGRRAVAHRLLSSVRLGQRAVIDGVRSIEEIDAIEEALGTVFLIYVVASRKTRYNRLASRGRGDDPATYAQFLLRDIRELRFGLADLLARADYVLVNENKPIEDIEQEISYIL
- a CDS encoding RNA-binding domain-containing protein; this translates as MKVEVVVEVRHTENKQKVIHALENIFTPKKIEEKRSDVGTVLIASCEGHECLEKLRSAIWRQGIQDAARSVIARGIVAEDTVVFSVNKQAAYAGVVSFVTEPNESPLGPITFTVKTSNTRQFLDWIAPRTYRGRVYYQAPPPD
- a CDS encoding helix-turn-helix domain-containing protein, with protein sequence MDRLLEATLNVVKNRGEYLFLDVSRPYAYTLVARVDKTKYIVKVAAGSEEVSQSAIKDLKLLGTYTDASAVCLVSNVKGQILQRGVVHIRDGITFMSLSTFADLLDGKQPFFRLSRGIITASIDGEKLKERRQKAAMSLGTLALNLGVSRETVYRYERGEIEAPMRIAQRLMALFGEDIVKPIDVNEKPKTRPEELASRMIQPHVYRLVESHPDAVTREKKPIFISSDRERYAKTVELAQALDAEVEGR